The genomic window CCCCGTGGAGTCGCCAGGCCGCGCCAGGACCATCCCACCCGGCGAGCGCATACCGCTCGTAGCCATCGCCGGTGCCGGAGGGCACCCACTCGGTGTGCATGGCGTCGATCCACTCCGCCGACAGGAGTCGTTCGCCTCCCCACCGGCCGCGGTCGCGGATGAGGCGGCCGATGCGCGCGAGTTCCGTGGTGCGGAGGTGCAGCCCTCCGCCGGCCGCGATGAATCCGCGGGGACACCGCTCCAAGGGCGCGTCGTGGATGCCGAGCGGTGCGAGGAGCCGTTGCTCGATGTAGTCGCCGACGTCGCCGACCCGGGTCTCGAGCGCGCGCATCGCCGTGTAGGTGCTGGCGTTCGAGTATTGGAACACACGACCGCGGGACGGCCTGCTCAGGAACTCGAGGGCGAGGTCCGGCCAGTCGGACAGCAGGGTCGGTGACCAGGGGAGGTCGACGCCGCTCGTCATGTTCAGGAGGTGGCGGAGGGTGACGTCGGCAGTACCCTCGCCGAAGTCGACTTCCGGGAACACCGCGCCAAGCGTGGTGTCCATCGTGATGAGACCGTCGTCGATGGCGATGCCGACGGCGAGCACACAGACGCCCTTCGCTGCGGAGTGGATGTCCTCGCGGACGTCCTCGGTCCAGCGGTGCCCGGCTTCGTCGTCACCGGCGAGCACGTGCAGGCCGTGCGCGTCGAAGCCCAGCTCGGCGACCTGCTGGACGATGCGGTCGCGGAGGACGGCTGCTCGGGTCGTTTCGGCTCGGGTCACGGTTCCAGTCTGCCCGACGCCCGCGCGGCGCGAACGCCGTCCATCGCAGTGTTCATCGGGTGCGACCGGACTTCCCGACGTCCAGGCGGCCGGCGAGTGACGCCCCGAGCGCGGCGGTCCGGTCAAGAAGTCCGCGTGAGCGACAACGGTTAGCGGCACCGCACAGCTCACTCCTGCCGCCGATCCCGGCGCTCAGCCCCCTCCAGGCGGGGAGGCGTTCGCAGTGCCCGCGCTGAAGGCGGTCAGCAGTCGCCGGCCCTCCGGCCAGGCGCCGAGTCCACTGGCGGCGTTCACGTGGCCCTGCCGCCCGATGCTGATCCGAGGCACGCCCCACATTGCGGCGAACTCGGCTGCGCGCGCCTCGGAACAGTACGGGTCGTCGTCACTGGTCACGAGCACTGCGGGTGCGGATGGCCGGACATCGAGATCTTCGGCGAACGCGGCGGCGACCCTCGGGAATCGCGGCCCCTCGGGATCGGGTGCGGCGACGAGGAACAGCCCGGCGACTCGTGCAGGGTTCGCCGCCGCCCAGCGGACGGCCAGCAGGCACGAGAGGCTGTGAGTCACCAGGATCGCCGGCTCACCTGCCACCGCCCGGTCGAGCGCGGCGGACCAGTCGTCGAGATCCGGCTCGTCCCAGGAGGCCGGCGCGAACCGTCGGATCGCGGGTGTCTCGCGCTCCCAGAGGGACTGCCAGTGGGCGTCGTCGGAGCCACCGATCCCGGGCATGGTGATGATCGACATGGGATTCCTTCGTCGTGGTCGGGCGATCTGCCCTCAGCGTGCCAGTCGAACCCTCCGTCTCAGCAGCTGGAGCGTCACCATCCGTTGTTTACTAAGCAGATGACGGACGATGCTTCGCTTTCCTTCGATCGAACGGATCAGACGATCCTCGACGTGCTCCAGGTCGACGGGCGAACCACGATGACGGACCTCGCCCGGCTCGTGCACCTGTCCCAGCCGGCGGTGTCGGCGCGGGTCCGCAAGCTCGAGCTCGCCGGGTACATCACCGGCTACGGGGCTCGGGTGTCACCGCAGAAGCTCGGCCTCACGACGCACGCCGTCGTCCGACTCCGGACGACCCACGCACAGATACAGGCGTCGCTGACCCAGTTCGACGAGCTGCCGGAGATCCACCGGATCTACCGCGTGACGGGCGAGGACTGCTTCGTCCTCGATGTGCACGCCTCCTCGCCGGAACGCCTCGAGCAGATCATCGACGCCATCGGTCGGTTCGGTCCTGTGAGCACGGCCCTGGTGCTGCGCGAGTACCCGGCCCACCCCATCGCCAGTCGCTGAATCTCGCTCTGCGGTCCGCATGTCGCATCGGGGTGGTCGAGTGCACCCGGCGGCGACTACCGTTGACGGGTGTTCACCGTGACCAACCTCGCCGACGGCATCGACATGCGGCCCTTGGAACTCGGCGACGCGCGGGAACTCGCCGCCGCATACGTGCGAAACCGCGACCATCTGGCCCCGTGGGAGCCGGCCCGATCCGACGAGTTCTTCACCGAGGCGGCGCAAGCGGCGGACCTCACCAGCAAGCTCGCGTCGAGCGCCGCCGGGAGCGCACACTCGCTCGGCCTGTTCGACGGCGCGACCATCGTCGGCCGGTTCAATCTGTCGGGGATCGTCCGTGGCCCGTTCCAGAACGCCGGGTTGGGCTACTGGGTGGATGCGGAGTACGCGGGCAAGGGCCTCGCGACGGCCGCCGTCCGGGCGATCCTGCGGGTGGCACGCGACGACCTCCGCCTGCATCGGGTGGAGGCGAGCACCCTGCTGCACAACCACGGTTCGCAACGGGTGCTCCGCAACGCCGGGTTCGAGCACATCGGCATGGCGCCGTCGTACCTGCGGATCGCCGGGACCTGGCAGGACCACAACCTGTACCAGGTGATCCTGCACGACTGACCGTGTCGTGTGGGTCGAGTGGTCATCCGCGCTTGCCCCGTGCACACTGGAGTGATGACAAACGCCCGTGTCGTCTCGGTCAGCAGCGACGATGAGCACCGCTTCTCCAAGCCGCGACGGGACGCGATCACGCTCATCGCTGGTCTCGGTGTCGAAGGCGACGCGCATTTCGGTGCGACGGTGCAGCATCGGTCCCGCGTGAGACGGGATCCGACGCAGCCCAACCTCCGACAGGTCCACCTCATCCACCGTGAGCTCTTCGCGGAGGTGGACGCCGATCTCACCCCGGGTGAGCTGGGCGAGAACATCACCACCGAGGGGCTGGACCTCCTCGACCTCCCCGCGGGTGCCGTGCTCCGGCTCGGGACGGACGCCGTCGTCGAGGTGACGGGGCTTCGGAATCCCTGTGTCCAGATCGACCGCTTCGAACCAGGCCTGCTCAAGCAGGTCGT from Plantibacter flavus includes these protein-coding regions:
- a CDS encoding RBBP9/YdeN family alpha/beta hydrolase codes for the protein MSIITMPGIGGSDDAHWQSLWERETPAIRRFAPASWDEPDLDDWSAALDRAVAGEPAILVTHSLSCLLAVRWAAANPARVAGLFLVAAPDPEGPRFPRVAAAFAEDLDVRPSAPAVLVTSDDDPYCSEARAAEFAAMWGVPRISIGRQGHVNAASGLGAWPEGRRLLTAFSAGTANASPPGGG
- a CDS encoding serine hydrolase domain-containing protein — translated: MTRAETTRAAVLRDRIVQQVAELGFDAHGLHVLAGDDEAGHRWTEDVREDIHSAAKGVCVLAVGIAIDDGLITMDTTLGAVFPEVDFGEGTADVTLRHLLNMTSGVDLPWSPTLLSDWPDLALEFLSRPSRGRVFQYSNASTYTAMRALETRVGDVGDYIEQRLLAPLGIHDAPLERCPRGFIAAGGGLHLRTTELARIGRLIRDRGRWGGERLLSAEWIDAMHTEWVPSGTGDGYERYALAGWDGPGAAWRLHGAYGQLVIFAGDAVVTITAADHEGADHIAASVSSLLTDTAG
- a CDS encoding GNAT family N-acetyltransferase, whose translation is MRPLELGDARELAAAYVRNRDHLAPWEPARSDEFFTEAAQAADLTSKLASSAAGSAHSLGLFDGATIVGRFNLSGIVRGPFQNAGLGYWVDAEYAGKGLATAAVRAILRVARDDLRLHRVEASTLLHNHGSQRVLRNAGFEHIGMAPSYLRIAGTWQDHNLYQVILHD
- a CDS encoding MOSC domain-containing protein; this encodes MTNARVVSVSSDDEHRFSKPRRDAITLIAGLGVEGDAHFGATVQHRSRVRRDPTQPNLRQVHLIHRELFAEVDADLTPGELGENITTEGLDLLDLPAGAVLRLGTDAVVEVTGLRNPCVQIDRFEPGLLKQVVGTDAEGRTVRKAGVMGVVLAGGVVQPGDPITVELPDGAREPLAPV
- a CDS encoding Lrp/AsnC family transcriptional regulator; the encoded protein is MTDDASLSFDRTDQTILDVLQVDGRTTMTDLARLVHLSQPAVSARVRKLELAGYITGYGARVSPQKLGLTTHAVVRLRTTHAQIQASLTQFDELPEIHRIYRVTGEDCFVLDVHASSPERLEQIIDAIGRFGPVSTALVLREYPAHPIASR